A DNA window from Babylonia areolata isolate BAREFJ2019XMU chromosome 28, ASM4173473v1, whole genome shotgun sequence contains the following coding sequences:
- the LOC143302017 gene encoding GDP-fucose transporter 1-like, which translates to MAAARTLSEVLQPRVVLVILCHWFLAISLIFVNKQLLSAQHDDQDLTIFIAWAQCLFSVITVFVAVVVKRYLRPRSPGLDIDIPLVTFVHSDVLYMTFTFIGIIVMNNLLLRNIGVDFYQVARSSTLVFTVLLSFCVRARACTRVVLFSCTLILLGFMVSVDQEMLVSSLSWASVAYGLFASMAAALNGIFIKRADKQVRGNALNLSLINNVNTVVVLFPLLLTTGQLHSALLGSPQHAISAAAWWQLVGAGVLRLLVGWTAVKVISLTSPVTHHMSINAKSLLQTCIAVVVQDEGKTAVWWAGNLLVVLGILNYGLSKGRHSDLTSFNGGGGGGGSVGGGIGGGGGGGGGATVRKSFFVSSRNGGVLPGRYSDLTSFSGNGGGGVGGVDGGVATVCKSFFVASEGQRSNLAALTPFEGEVFIWKFIIVSARNSGVLSV; encoded by the exons ACCAGGACCTGACCATTTTCATCGCCTGGGCGCAGTGCCTCTTCTCCGTCATCACCGTCTTCGTGGCGGTGGTCGTCAAGCGCTACCTCCGACCCCGCTCTCCCGGCCTTGACATTGACATTCCGCTGGTGACCTTTGTGCATAGTGATGTCCTGTAcatgaccttcaccttcatcGGCATCATCGTCATGAACAACCTGCTGCTGAGGAACATTGGCGTGGACTTTTACCAGGTGGCTCGTTCCTCCACCCTTGTCTTCACCGTCCTCTT atcgttttgtgtgcgcgctcgcgcgtgcacgcgtgt AGTGCTCTTCTCCTGCACGTTGATCCTGCTGGGGTTCATGGTGAGCGTGGACCAGGAGATGCTGGTCAGCAGTCTGTCGTGGGCCAGCGTGGCCTACGGCCTCTTTGCCAGCATGGCAGCCGCGCTCAACGGCATCTTCATCAAGCGGGCCGACAAgcag GTGCGGGGCAACGCGCTCAACCTGTCGCTCATTAACAACGTCAACACGGTGGTGgtcctcttcccccttctgctGACCACGGGACAGCTCCACTCCGCCCTCCTGGGCTCCCCGCAGCACGCCATCAGCGCCGCCGCCTGGTGGCAGCTCGTAGGGGCCGGGGTCCTCCGGCTCCTGGTGGGGTGGACGGCGGTCAAGGTCATCAGCCTGACCTCGCCCGTGACCCACCATATGAGCATCAACGCCAAGTCGCTGCTGCAGACGTGCATCGCCGTGGTGGTGCAGGACGAGGGCAAGACAGCTGTGTGGTGGGCCGGGAACCTCCTGGTGGTGCTTGGGATATTGAACTACGGCCTGTCCAAGGGGAGGCACTCTGACCTGACTTCCTTtaacggcggtggtggtggtggtggtagtgttggcgGGGgcatcggtggtggtggtggtggtggtgggggtgccaCTGTTCGGAAGTCCTTCTTTGTGTCCTCGAGGAATGGTGGGGTGTTGCCT GGGCGGTACTCTGACCTGACCTCCTTTAGCGGcaatggtggtggcggtgtgggtggtgtggatgggggtgttgCCACTGTTTGCAAGTCCTTCTTTGTGGCCTCTGAG GGGCAGCGATCCAACTTGGCTGCCTTGACTCCCTTTGAGGGTGAGGTGTTCATCTGGAAGTTTATCATTGTGTCCGCCAGGAATAGTGGGGTGTtgtctgtgtga